In the genome of Acidobacteriota bacterium, one region contains:
- a CDS encoding DUF481 domain-containing protein encodes MSVRTLLLAGIAVVCWLVSPLPLSGQINTERLRLGAEKAGYSGFFSLSLAAKDGNTDRVSAGVGLRIQHAVLMPPPPEIVFEPPPGWEESEAKVPPQVPAAPAGETSDDAKAQYDPIVKRLVFLVANGDFAEESGERSERRSFAHLRWVWYHSSKLSWETFLQNEFNEFTNLDSRYLLGAGGRWTLVKKPRRELFLGLGLMAESERLDVPEDGPDERSSETWRATSYLSWKWRLKSEGSSLINTLYVQPELDDPSDLRLLNELDLQVPLGERLSLSLAAVVQHDSEPPAGVEETDLSITNSLRLTF; translated from the coding sequence ATGAGTGTACGTACTCTTTTGCTGGCCGGGATCGCCGTGGTGTGCTGGCTGGTGAGCCCTCTCCCGCTGTCCGGTCAGATCAACACCGAGCGTTTGCGCTTGGGGGCCGAGAAGGCCGGCTACAGCGGCTTCTTCTCCCTCAGTCTGGCGGCCAAGGACGGCAACACCGACCGGGTGTCGGCGGGAGTCGGCCTGCGCATACAGCACGCCGTGCTGATGCCGCCGCCGCCGGAGATCGTGTTCGAGCCGCCACCCGGCTGGGAGGAATCCGAAGCCAAGGTGCCGCCCCAAGTCCCGGCGGCCCCGGCCGGCGAGACGTCGGACGATGCCAAGGCGCAGTACGATCCGATCGTCAAGCGCCTGGTCTTTCTGGTCGCCAACGGTGACTTCGCAGAGGAGAGCGGTGAGCGCTCCGAGCGCCGCAGCTTCGCCCACCTGCGCTGGGTCTGGTACCACTCATCGAAGCTCTCGTGGGAGACCTTCCTGCAAAACGAGTTCAACGAGTTCACCAATCTCGACAGTCGCTACCTCCTGGGGGCCGGGGGACGCTGGACGCTGGTCAAGAAGCCCCGGCGGGAGCTCTTCCTGGGCCTCGGGCTGATGGCCGAATCGGAGCGCCTCGACGTCCCCGAGGACGGCCCCGACGAGCGTTCCTCGGAGACCTGGCGGGCGACCAGCTATCTGTCCTGGAAATGGCGCCTCAAGAGCGAGGGCAGCAGTCTGATCAACACGCTCTATGTGCAGCCCGAGCTCGACGATCCGTCGGACCTTCGCCTGCTCAACGAGCTCGATCTCCAGGTGCCCCTCGGGGAGCGCCTCTCCCTCTCCCTGGCAGCCGTCGTCCAGCACGACAGCGAGCCCCCGGCCGGGGTCGAGGAAACCGATCTGTCGATCACCAATTCCCTTCGCCTGACCTTCTGA
- a CDS encoding dipeptide epimerase yields the protein MKILRADSRVERIALTQPYAIAYAAFDAVEILHVRLELEDGRVGLGAGSPAEAITGERAEESAAALEHHLEALTLGADVRRLPALLGHVGRALGAWPAARAALDIALHDLWGKVLEAPLVEVLGRAQPMLPTSITLGIQDPESAADEARRRVADGFRILKIKIGAGLALDLAALQAIRRAVGPGVGLRVDANQGYAADELGALLTACEGLGVELVEQPLPAESDHAMAALPEPQRRRCAADESLHHAAHGLRLSAAPQPFGIFNIKLMKCGGIAPARQIAALAETAGLELMWGCMDESVISIAAALHVALASPATRYLDLDGSFDLSRDPARGGFRLVAGCLDCLDRPGLGVDERAPW from the coding sequence ATGAAGATCCTCCGGGCCGACAGCCGCGTCGAGCGCATCGCGCTGACGCAACCCTATGCCATCGCCTATGCCGCCTTCGATGCGGTGGAGATCCTGCACGTTCGTCTCGAGCTCGAGGACGGCCGGGTCGGTCTCGGGGCGGGCTCGCCGGCGGAGGCGATCACGGGGGAGCGGGCGGAGGAGTCGGCGGCCGCCCTCGAGCACCATCTCGAAGCTCTGACCCTCGGGGCCGATGTGCGACGGCTGCCGGCTCTGCTGGGGCATGTCGGTCGCGCTCTGGGCGCCTGGCCGGCGGCGCGGGCGGCTCTCGACATCGCCCTCCACGACCTCTGGGGCAAGGTGCTCGAGGCGCCCCTGGTGGAGGTGCTGGGACGGGCTCAGCCGATGCTGCCGACGTCCATCACCCTCGGCATTCAGGACCCTGAGTCGGCGGCGGACGAGGCTCGCCGGCGGGTTGCCGACGGTTTTCGCATTCTCAAGATCAAGATCGGCGCCGGCCTGGCGCTGGACCTTGCCGCTCTGCAGGCGATTCGCCGCGCCGTCGGACCCGGTGTCGGCCTGCGGGTGGACGCCAACCAGGGTTACGCGGCCGACGAGCTGGGCGCGTTGCTCACCGCCTGCGAAGGGCTCGGCGTCGAGCTCGTGGAGCAGCCGCTGCCGGCCGAGTCCGATCACGCGATGGCAGCCCTACCGGAGCCTCAGCGGCGCCGCTGTGCCGCCGATGAAAGTCTCCATCACGCCGCGCACGGGTTGCGACTGTCGGCAGCGCCCCAGCCCTTCGGGATCTTCAATATCAAGCTGATGAAGTGCGGCGGTATCGCGCCGGCGCGGCAGATCGCTGCCCTGGCCGAGACCGCCGGCCTCGAGCTGATGTGGGGATGCATGGACGAGAGCGTGATCAGCATCGCGGCGGCTCTGCACGTGGCCTTGGCGAGCCCAGCGACTCGTTACCTCGATCTCGATGGCAGCTTCGATCTGTCACGGGATCCGGCGAGGGGCGGTTTTCGCCTCGTCGCGGGTTGTCTCGACTGCCTCGACCGGCCGGGGCTGGGAGTCGACGAGCGGGCGCCATGGTAG
- the yhbY gene encoding ribosome assembly RNA-binding protein YhbY — MEALTGSQRRHLRGLAHSLDPVVHIGQHGLGEAVLQEVEKALDHHELIKVRMVGDKGEKKTFAGEIDRRLGCECVGMIGHVAIFYRPHPDEAKRKVRLRA; from the coding sequence ATGGAAGCCCTCACCGGATCTCAGCGACGTCACCTGCGGGGTCTCGCCCACTCCCTCGACCCGGTGGTTCACATCGGCCAGCACGGTCTCGGCGAGGCGGTTCTGCAGGAGGTCGAGAAGGCCCTCGATCACCACGAGCTGATCAAGGTTCGGATGGTCGGCGACAAGGGCGAAAAGAAGACCTTCGCGGGCGAGATCGACCGCCGACTGGGCTGCGAATGCGTCGGCATGATCGGTCACGTCGCGATCTTCTATCGCCCTCACCCGGACGAGGCCAAACGCAAGGTTCGGCTGCGCGCCTAG